Genomic segment of Phycisphaerales bacterium:
CCGCCTCCTTACCACTATGTCTCGATACCAATATCGAACGGCACGTCTGATATTGATGTCGGATGGGAGGCAACCATAACGCGTGGGATAACGCCGCTAATGGAAGTCGTGCTGGCGTATCCCTCGGCCGTGCACTCTGGCGTACCGGGAAGTTCTTCGGATGCAATGCCGCATATGGGTGCGCTAGATGCGGTGAATGCGAGTTACATAATGCGCCGCTTTTCATTGGCGAGCGAGGCGACGTACCCGCTTGTCGCTCCTGACACGCGGAAGGACGTCGTACTTCAAGTGTTTGGCTGGCCAATGCGATCAATGTGGTTGCGTGCAGAATGGGCCGCGTCGGGCGACGGTGCAGTTACCGGATGGCGATTGAACGGTGTGCAGCTCCGCAATCGCGACTTGGCTATGGTCGGCTCTGCGGATGCTCTGCGGGCAATTCCAATGGGCATTCTCACTCTTGGCTTTGTAGTTAATGTAACGTGTATAGCCTCCCTGATGGTGTTGCTTGACTGGGCTCGCGTATATGTCATGCAGGGCGTACGCCGGCGACAGGGCAAGTGTGTTCGTTGCGGGTACTCCTTACGGGGCAATACTTCCGGCACATGTCCGGAATGCGGCGCTCGGGTGCCGGCGAGCAGTAAGCAAATAGCGCGGGATCGAGGATAAAGTAGTAATCAGTGACGCTCTGGGAGCGCATCCAGCCTTGTCGGACATCTGAACGCGACGGCGCCCACAAGTCCGCGACAATCCTGCGATCTGCATCGGAGACAACATCCACGGCGAGTAGGTCAGGTGGAACCTGACAGTTGGGAGTGTGTAGGAACGGGATCGGGCGAAGGGACTCGCGGGGCCGCTTGCTATCCGCGAGCGCGGTAGTGTTCGTCAAGTTGCGCACACTTGGAAATGGCTCTCCGTGGGAAGGTGATGGGTCCCCGGAGTTGAAGCGAGGTAAGAAAACGGAACAGGTACGTTTATTTTCGCCAGAGCATTGCGCTTCGCGGGCGGCGCGGCTGGAACTTCTCTTGCCTCGCATCGCTGGACCGACCCTTGGCGGCCACGCCTGCCACGTGCTCCATCGCGGCGTCGATCGCATGGGCACCTTCGATGATGACCGCGGCTACCATTTGTCGTTGGTCAAGCGGATGGTGGCGGCGCTGGGTCTTGGAGCACGCGGCCGGCCGCGGAAGGAGGCAGCGGCATGAGCAGACCTGATAAACGTACCTGTCCCGTTTGCTTGCCCGTTTTCTTGCCCATCGCGATCGGCATCGCTGAGAGTATTGTATTAGCTTAACATATGGAGGCCGCTTTTGTCGCGATGGACCACAACTGCCGGCGCCGCAAGACTTGCCCTGGCTACGGGCCTAATGCTGCTTAGCGGGATGTTGATTACCGCAATCGTCGGATGGGGGATCGCGGCATATCATGGAACGGTGGTCGATACCGGGCGGACTCTCGCTCACGAATCGAATGAAGTCCAAGAGATTATACGGCATGTGTCGCGTCCAGGATTTGCTTATGTTGTTCAGATTCCCCTCAGCGAAGGCGTCTCCCGTCGCCTCTATGACACTCTGGCTAGTCAGGGCAATGAGTACCATGGGCGCACTTGGTGGTCGCCAATATTGTCTCAAGACGAGATCTCATCGGGAAAAATCGCTGTTGGTTGGCCCGCACTAGCAATGGGAGCCACATTGGTGCCCGATCCAAGCGTCGCGGTTGAGGCCAATTGGAGCATCGCCACGCCAGCGGTGCACGGAGGCTTGCCAAGGGACCGGACGAGTATCCTTGCGCCGAAGCGCTATACCATACCTGAAGTGTATCCATACTCGCCACTGTGGCCTGGCTTTCTTCTCAATACATTAATGTACTCCGCCCTGTTGGCATTATGCATATTCGGCCTACCGGCATCTAAAAGGTGCATACGATACTCGCGAAAGCAGTGCATTCGTTGTGGATATCCGTATGGGAGTTCTAGCGTATGCACGGAATGCGGCAAGCCGGTGCCGCGGCATACCACGGGGGAAGAAGCCGGGACAGGGAAGAAAGCGGAACAGGTACGTTTATTTTCGCCAGAGCATTGCGCTTCGCGGGCGGCGCGGCGGCGCTTCACCCGTGGCTACATTCTCTGACCCCGCCGGGGTCGGAGGTCCCGGGAGCAACATCGAAGACTCGCTTCACGCCCCGGCTGCTGGCGTTCACGCCTTCGGCGAGGGGCGCGCCGGTCAGGTGGAACTTCGCAGCCGAGTTGTCAGGTGGCACCTGACCTGCGGCTCGTCTCGGCCTCGCGGCTTTGTGATGCGTGCGCGGGGTGGGTGATGCTTTTCGGACCCGGCGGCGGGCGGGGCGGGTCGATATCATGCCGCCATGGGTGAAGTGGTCATCGGGATCATCGGGGGCACCGGGCTGGGCGAGCGGCTGGCGGATGCGTTCGGGGCGTCGCTGCAGGCGGTGGAGATCGACACGCCCTTGGGCCGGCCCAGCGGCGCCGTGCTGAGCGGCGAACTGCTCGGCACGCGCGTGGCCATCCTGGGCCGACACGGGGCCGGGCACACGCTTAACCCTTCGGCCGTGCCCTATCGGGCCAACATTTTCGCGCTCAAGACGCTGGGCGTGACGCACCTCATTGCCAGCGGGGCCACCGGCTCGCTGCGCGAGAACATCCATCCGGGCGAGATCGTCCTCGTCGATCAGTTCATTGACAAGACCGTCGGCCGCGAGCGGACGTTTTATGAGCGGGCGGCGGTGCACGTCGAGTTCGCCGAGCCGGTGTGCCCGGTCATGCGGCGGTGGCTGGCGGACGCGGCGGAGCGCGAGGGACTGCACTGCCACGACGGCGGGACGTACGTGTGCATGGAGGGCCCGGCGTTTTCGACGCGGGCTGAGAGCGAGATGCACCGCACGTGGGGCGGCGATCTCATCGGCATGACGGCGCTGCCCGAGGCGAAACTGGCGCGCGAGGCGGAGATGGCGTACGCGCTCATCGGCCTGCCGACGGATTATGACTGCTGGCGGCCGGCGCCCGAGGGCGTGGCGCGCGAATCGCTGCTGGGCGAGATCATCGGCAACCTGAGCAAGGCGAGCGAGGCGTCGGTGCGGCTGATTCGCGCGGCGCTGAGCGATGTGTCGTCGCTGCGCGCTGCGCCCAGCGCAGCGCACGAGGCGCTGGCGCTGGCGATCTGGTCTGACAAGGCGCGGATCGACGCCGGCGAGGTCAAGCGGCTGGGGCCGCTGTGGGGCCGGTACTTTGCGTAAGGCGATCCGGCCTGTGGCGCATTGAAGTCATTGGACAACCGCTTTTGGGCTGCGCTGCCACTCTGCGCTGCCACTTTGCGATGCGCTGCTGAAGCGGGCGCGTGCGAACGGGGCCAAATCCCCGTAGACGGCGCGAAGGGCACGCCCGATACTTGGTGGAGTTCGATGGCGGCGCATCGTGGCGATGCGCCAGGGAACCTCGTTGGATGGAGGCCAGCAATGCGAACTCCCGCTCACGGAGGAGCGACCGCTCAGCGCCGCGCCGCGCGCCGAGGCGATCTTGATGACCACTCTGCCGATCGTGCCTCATCATCTGAGCCTCGGCGCCGCGGCGGAGGCGCTGGGAGGGATAGTGCTGCGATGCCGGGCGCCGACGGGGCGCGGGTCACGGAGGAGATGATCGCGACGCTGGCCCGGCGGCTTTGGGAAGTGCGCGGCGGGAACGCCGTGCTCAACTGGCTTGAGGCTGAGCGCTCGCTGCAGGATCTGCTGCGTGGCTCGCCCGATTGAGCCGATCCGGCGCGACTGGCACCCCGGTCGCTGCTGTGTCCCGCGGCGCCGGCCGGCGCCGCGGGACCGAATGAGAATTCCTGCCGGGCTGGGGCCGGCGTGAAGGGAGGAATGCATGATGGTGAACGTTCAAATCACCTGCCGCGACGAGGAGACCTCCCGCCGCACGCGCCGGCTGGTGAGCGCGCATGCGCCGGCGCTGCAGGAATACAGCGATCTCATCGATCTCTGCCACGT
This window contains:
- a CDS encoding MTAP family purine nucleoside phosphorylase encodes the protein MGEVVIGIIGGTGLGERLADAFGASLQAVEIDTPLGRPSGAVLSGELLGTRVAILGRHGAGHTLNPSAVPYRANIFALKTLGVTHLIASGATGSLRENIHPGEIVLVDQFIDKTVGRERTFYERAAVHVEFAEPVCPVMRRWLADAAEREGLHCHDGGTYVCMEGPAFSTRAESEMHRTWGGDLIGMTALPEAKLAREAEMAYALIGLPTDYDCWRPAPEGVARESLLGEIIGNLSKASEASVRLIRAALSDVSSLRAAPSAAHEALALAIWSDKARIDAGEVKRLGPLWGRYFA
- a CDS encoding DUF2934 domain-containing protein encodes the protein MPGADGARVTEEMIATLARRLWEVRGGNAVLNWLEAERSLQDLLRGSPD